One segment of Enterobacter ludwigii DNA contains the following:
- a CDS encoding NupC/NupG family nucleoside CNT transporter — translation MFNIIHFLLALVIILALAWLVSFDRRKIRIRFVLQLIVIEIALAFFFLHAESGLFIIKYVSGFFESLLKFAAEGTNFVFGGMGEKGLAFIFLGVLCPIIFISALIGILQHWRILPIFIRVIGTLLSKLNGMGKLESFNAVSSLILGQSENFIAYKGVLGDLSSRRLFTMAATAMSTVSLSIVGAYMTMLDAKFVVAALILNMFSTFIILSIINPARPEAEPDIKLEKLHESQSFFEMLGEYILAGFKVAMIILAMLIGFIALISAVNALFSSVFGMSFQQILGYVFYPLAWLVGIPLSDALNAGSIMATKLVANEFVAMIELQKIAHQMSPRGLGILSVFLVSFANFASIGIVAGAIKGLNEQQGNVVSRFGLRLVYGATLVSLLSASFAGLVL, via the coding sequence ATGTTTAACATTATCCATTTCCTGCTGGCGCTGGTGATTATTCTTGCGCTTGCCTGGCTGGTGAGTTTCGACCGCCGAAAAATTCGCATTCGTTTTGTTTTACAGCTGATTGTCATTGAAATAGCCCTGGCGTTCTTTTTCCTGCATGCCGAAAGCGGGCTGTTCATTATTAAATATGTCTCGGGATTCTTTGAGTCACTGCTGAAATTCGCGGCTGAAGGCACCAATTTCGTCTTTGGCGGGATGGGTGAAAAAGGACTGGCGTTCATTTTCCTCGGCGTACTTTGCCCGATTATTTTTATCTCCGCACTGATTGGTATTCTTCAGCACTGGCGAATTCTGCCGATTTTTATTCGGGTGATCGGGACACTGCTGTCAAAACTGAATGGCATGGGTAAGCTGGAATCGTTCAACGCGGTGAGCTCGCTGATCCTCGGACAGTCTGAAAACTTTATTGCCTACAAGGGTGTACTGGGCGACCTCTCCTCTCGTCGTCTCTTCACCATGGCGGCCACGGCCATGTCGACGGTATCTCTGTCGATTGTCGGTGCCTATATGACCATGCTCGACGCCAAATTTGTCGTTGCCGCGCTCATCCTGAACATGTTCAGCACCTTTATTATTCTCTCCATTATCAACCCGGCGCGCCCGGAAGCAGAGCCGGACATCAAGCTTGAAAAGCTGCACGAGTCCCAGAGCTTCTTCGAAATGCTTGGCGAGTATATTCTGGCCGGTTTTAAAGTGGCGATGATTATTCTGGCGATGCTGATTGGCTTTATTGCCCTTATTAGCGCCGTTAACGCCCTCTTCTCCAGCGTATTTGGTATGAGCTTCCAGCAGATCCTGGGCTATGTATTTTACCCGCTGGCATGGCTGGTTGGTATTCCGCTGAGCGACGCGTTGAATGCCGGCAGTATTATGGCAACCAAGCTGGTCGCAAATGAATTTGTGGCAATGATTGAGCTGCAAAAAATTGCGCATCAGATGTCACCACGCGGACTGGGCATTTTGTCCGTTTTCCTGGTGTCGTTCGCTAACTTTGCCTCTATCGGCATTGTGGCCGGGGCGATCAAAGGCCTGAACGAGCAACAGGGGAACGTGGTATCGCGTTTTGGCTTACGTCTGGTGTATGGCGCGACGCTGGTCAGTTTACTGTCCGCCAGCTTTGCAGGACTGGTGCTGTAA
- the efeU gene encoding iron uptake transporter permease EfeU has protein sequence MFVPFLIMLREGLEAALIVSLIASYLKRTQRGRWIGVMWIGVFLAAALCLGLGILINETTGEFPQKEQELFEGIVAVIAVVILTWMVFWMRKVSRNVKVQLEQAVDNALQKGNNHGWALIMMVFFAVAREGLESVFFLLAAFQQDVGIWPPLGAMLGLATAVVLGFLLYWGGIRLNLGAFFKWTSLFILLVAAGLAAGAIRAFHEAGLWNHFQEVAFDLSNVLSTHSLTGTLLEGIFGYQETPSVSEVAMYFIYLVPALVLFAMPPRTGTQTSRVAP, from the coding sequence ATGTTTGTTCCATTTCTCATTATGTTACGCGAAGGTCTCGAAGCGGCCCTCATCGTCAGCCTCATCGCCAGTTATCTGAAGCGAACCCAGCGTGGACGCTGGATCGGTGTCATGTGGATTGGGGTATTCCTCGCCGCAGCACTCTGTCTGGGCCTTGGCATTCTTATCAATGAAACCACCGGTGAGTTTCCCCAGAAAGAGCAAGAGTTGTTTGAAGGGATCGTGGCCGTCATTGCCGTGGTAATCCTCACCTGGATGGTGTTCTGGATGCGTAAAGTGTCCCGCAACGTGAAGGTGCAGCTGGAGCAGGCGGTGGATAACGCCCTGCAAAAGGGCAATAACCACGGCTGGGCGCTGATCATGATGGTCTTTTTCGCCGTGGCGCGGGAAGGGCTGGAGTCGGTTTTCTTCCTGCTGGCGGCATTTCAGCAGGATGTGGGGATCTGGCCACCGCTGGGTGCGATGCTGGGTCTGGCCACTGCGGTGGTGCTGGGCTTCCTGCTCTACTGGGGCGGCATTCGTCTTAACCTGGGTGCATTCTTTAAATGGACCAGCCTGTTTATTCTGCTGGTGGCCGCTGGGCTGGCGGCGGGGGCGATCCGCGCTTTCCACGAAGCGGGCCTGTGGAATCACTTCCAGGAAGTGGCGTTCGACCTCAGTAACGTGCTCTCAACGCACTCCCTGACCGGTACCTTGCTCGAAGGTATTTTTGGTTACCAGGAAACGCCGAGCGTCAGCGAAGTGGCGATGTACTTTATCTATTTGGTTCCGGCGCTGGTGCTGTTTGCCATGCCGCCGCGCACCGGCACTCAGACGTCGCGCGTTGCGCCGTAA
- the efeO gene encoding iron uptake system protein EfeO — translation MAIQFRRSALCAGIAALFASAFSAWGADVPQVKVSVNDKQCEPMTITVNSGKTQFIIQNHSQKALEWEILKGVMVVEERENIAPGFSQKMTANLQPGEYEMTCGLLTNPKGKLIVKGNATADAGKGTALLSLGDAITAYKAYVIKETADLAAGTKAFTDAVKAGDIAKAKSLYAPTRQHYERIEPIAELFSDLDGSIDAREDDFEQKAADPKFTGFHRLEKALFGDNTLKGMDKYADQLNSDVLELQKRISELAFPPSKVVGGAAGLIEEVAASKISGEEDRYSHTDLWDFQANVDGAQKIVDLLRPQLQKDNSELLAKVDANFKKVDTILAKYRTKDGFETYDKLTDADRNALKGPITTLAEDLSLLRGVLGLD, via the coding sequence ATGGCAATTCAGTTCCGTCGTAGTGCGTTATGCGCAGGCATTGCCGCGCTGTTCGCTTCAGCATTTTCCGCCTGGGGCGCGGATGTTCCGCAGGTCAAGGTTTCGGTCAATGATAAGCAGTGCGAGCCAATGACCATCACGGTCAACAGCGGCAAAACCCAGTTTATTATTCAGAACCACAGCCAGAAGGCGCTGGAGTGGGAAATCCTGAAAGGCGTCATGGTGGTGGAAGAGCGTGAAAATATCGCGCCGGGCTTTAGTCAGAAGATGACCGCCAACCTGCAGCCGGGTGAATATGAGATGACCTGCGGGCTGCTGACGAACCCTAAAGGCAAGCTTATCGTGAAGGGCAACGCCACGGCGGACGCCGGAAAAGGCACGGCCCTGTTGAGCCTGGGTGATGCGATTACTGCTTATAAAGCGTATGTCATCAAAGAGACGGCGGACCTGGCTGCGGGTACCAAAGCCTTCACCGATGCGGTAAAAGCGGGCGATATCGCGAAAGCGAAATCCCTGTATGCGCCAACCCGCCAGCATTACGAGCGGATTGAGCCGATTGCCGAGTTGTTCTCTGACCTGGATGGCAGCATTGATGCCCGTGAAGATGATTTTGAGCAAAAAGCAGCCGACCCGAAATTTACCGGCTTCCACCGTCTGGAGAAAGCCCTGTTTGGCGATAACACTCTCAAAGGGATGGATAAATATGCCGATCAGCTGAACAGTGACGTGCTTGAGCTGCAAAAACGCATCAGCGAGCTGGCCTTCCCGCCATCAAAAGTGGTGGGCGGTGCCGCGGGTCTGATTGAAGAAGTGGCGGCCAGTAAAATCAGCGGTGAAGAAGACCGTTACAGCCACACCGACCTGTGGGACTTCCAGGCGAACGTCGATGGCGCGCAGAAAATTGTCGATCTGCTGCGTCCTCAGCTGCAGAAAGATAACAGCGAACTGCTGGCGAAAGTGGATGCCAACTTCAAAAAAGTCGACACCATTCTGGCGAAGTACCGTACCAAAGACGGGTTTGAAACCTACGATAAACTGACCGATGCCGACCGTAACGCGCTGAAAGGCCCGATTACCACACTGGCGGAAGATCTCTCCCTGCTGCGTGGCGTACTGGGTCTGGATTAA
- the efeB gene encoding iron uptake transporter deferrochelatase/peroxidase subunit, whose product MNKQNEHDVVEPSRRRLLKGVGALGGALALAGGCPVAHAAKPQSAPGTLSPNARMETQPFYGEHQSGILTPQQASMMLVAFDSLASDKADLERLFRLLTTRIAFLTAGGPAPDTPNPRLPPMDSGILGAFIAPDNLTITVSLGESLFDARYGLAKQKPKALQKMTRFPNDSLDAALCHGDLLLQICANTQDTVIHALRDIIKHTPDLLSVRWKREGFISDHAARSKGKETPVNLLGFKDGTANPDSRNDPLMKEVVWVTADQGEPAWAVGGSYQAVRIIQFHVEFWDRTPLKEQQTIFGRDKQSGAPLGMKNEHDVPDYASDPNGDVIALDSHIRLANPRTKETQSSLMMRRGYSYSLGVTNAGQLDMGLLFVCYQHDLEKGFLTVQKRLNGEALEEYIKPIGGGYFFALPGARDRNAYLAQGLIEA is encoded by the coding sequence ATGAACAAGCAGAATGAACACGACGTGGTGGAACCTTCACGTCGTCGATTGTTAAAAGGGGTAGGGGCGCTGGGGGGCGCCCTTGCTCTGGCCGGAGGGTGTCCGGTGGCGCATGCGGCGAAACCGCAAAGTGCTCCCGGCACGCTGTCACCCAATGCACGCATGGAGACGCAGCCTTTTTATGGCGAGCATCAGTCGGGCATTCTGACGCCACAGCAGGCCTCCATGATGCTGGTGGCTTTTGATTCGCTGGCAAGCGATAAAGCCGATCTTGAGCGTTTGTTCCGCCTGCTGACGACGCGCATCGCGTTTCTCACCGCCGGTGGTCCGGCGCCGGACACGCCTAACCCGCGTCTGCCGCCGATGGATTCCGGTATCCTCGGGGCATTTATCGCTCCGGATAACCTGACGATAACCGTTTCGCTCGGTGAGTCGCTGTTTGATGCGCGCTACGGGCTGGCAAAACAGAAGCCAAAAGCGCTGCAGAAAATGACGCGTTTCCCGAATGACTCTCTGGATGCTGCTCTCTGCCACGGCGATCTGCTCCTGCAAATTTGCGCCAACACCCAGGATACGGTGATCCACGCGCTGCGCGACATCATCAAGCACACGCCGGACCTGCTGAGCGTTCGCTGGAAGCGGGAAGGGTTTATCTCTGACCATGCCGCCCGCAGCAAAGGGAAAGAGACGCCCGTAAACCTGCTGGGCTTTAAAGACGGCACGGCCAACCCGGACAGCCGTAATGATCCGCTCATGAAAGAGGTGGTCTGGGTGACGGCCGATCAGGGCGAGCCGGCATGGGCTGTGGGGGGAAGCTATCAGGCGGTGCGGATTATTCAGTTCCACGTGGAGTTCTGGGACCGTACGCCGCTCAAAGAGCAGCAGACGATTTTTGGCCGCGATAAACAGAGTGGCGCTCCGCTCGGGATGAAGAACGAGCATGATGTGCCTGACTACGCCAGCGATCCGAATGGCGATGTCATCGCGCTGGACAGCCATATCCGACTGGCCAATCCGCGTACCAAAGAGACACAATCCAGCCTGATGATGCGTCGGGGATATAGCTATTCACTTGGCGTAACCAACGCCGGCCAGCTCGATATGGGGCTGCTGTTTGTCTGCTATCAGCACGACCTGGAGAAGGGCTTCCTGACCGTACAGAAACGCTTAAACGGGGAAGCGCTGGAAGAGTACATTAAACCCATCGGCGGCGGTTATTTCTTTGCCCTGCCTGGCGCACGCGATCGCAACGCCTATCTCGCTCAAGGGTTGATTGAAGCCTGA
- the phoH gene encoding phosphate starvation-inducible protein PhoH, with protein MGRQKAVIKARREAKRVLRRDSRSHKQREEESVTSLVQMSGVEAIGMARDSRDNSPIVARNEAQAHYLNAIASKQLIFATGEAGCGKTWISAAKAAEALIHKDVERIIVTRPVLQADEDLGFLPGDISEKFAPYFRPVYDVLVKRLGASFMQYCLRPEIGKVEIAPFAYMRGRTFENAVVILDEAQNVTAAQMKMFLTRLGENVTVIVNGDITQCDLPSGVKSGLSDAMSRFEEDEMIGVVRFTKEDCVRSALCQRTLQAYY; from the coding sequence ATGGGAAGACAAAAAGCAGTGATCAAAGCTCGTCGCGAAGCAAAACGTGTGCTGAGACGGGATTCACGTAGTCATAAACAGCGTGAAGAAGAATCGGTCACCTCGCTTGTGCAGATGAGTGGCGTAGAAGCAATTGGCATGGCCCGAGACAGCCGTGATAATTCTCCAATTGTGGCGCGCAATGAGGCTCAGGCGCACTACCTGAATGCTATCGCGAGTAAACAGCTCATCTTTGCAACCGGCGAAGCTGGATGCGGGAAAACGTGGATCAGTGCAGCCAAAGCGGCAGAGGCGCTGATCCATAAAGACGTGGAGAGAATTATTGTCACCCGTCCGGTACTGCAGGCTGATGAAGATCTTGGCTTCTTGCCAGGAGATATTTCAGAGAAGTTTGCCCCTTACTTCAGGCCCGTCTATGACGTGCTGGTGAAACGTCTGGGAGCATCCTTTATGCAGTACTGTCTGCGACCAGAGATTGGCAAGGTGGAAATCGCGCCGTTCGCTTATATGCGCGGACGTACATTTGAAAATGCGGTCGTCATTCTTGACGAGGCTCAGAACGTGACCGCAGCGCAAATGAAGATGTTTTTAACGCGCCTCGGGGAAAACGTGACGGTCATCGTCAATGGTGATATTACCCAGTGCGATCTGCCGTCGGGCGTGAAGTCCGGACTGAGCGACGCCATGTCACGTTTTGAGGAAGATGAGATGATTGGGGTGGTACGCTTCACGAAAGAAGACTGCGTGCGTTCAGCGCTCTGCCAGCGCACGCTGCAAGCGTACTATTGA
- a CDS encoding isochorismatase family protein: MSAPANFNGSRPVIDVNDAVMLLIDHQSGLFQTVGDMPMPELRARAAALAKIATLAKIPVITTASVPQGPNGPLIPEIHANAPHAQYVPRKGEINAWDNPEFVAAVKATGRKTLIIAGTITSVCMAFPSISAVAEGYKVFAVIDASGTYSKMAQEITLARVVQAGVVPMDTAAVASEIQRTWNREDAAEWAEVYTHIFPAYQLLIESYTRAQEVVKNSEVLDSQR; encoded by the coding sequence ATGTCTGCACCTGCAAATTTTAACGGCTCACGCCCGGTTATTGATGTAAACGATGCGGTGATGTTGCTTATCGATCACCAGAGCGGACTTTTCCAGACCGTGGGGGATATGCCAATGCCAGAGTTGCGCGCACGTGCTGCGGCGCTAGCAAAAATCGCTACCCTGGCGAAGATCCCGGTGATCACCACCGCTTCTGTTCCGCAGGGACCGAATGGCCCCCTTATTCCGGAGATCCACGCTAATGCGCCACATGCGCAATACGTTCCACGTAAAGGTGAGATCAACGCCTGGGATAACCCGGAGTTTGTGGCTGCGGTGAAAGCCACCGGGCGCAAAACGTTGATCATCGCCGGCACCATCACCAGCGTCTGCATGGCGTTTCCCTCTATTAGCGCAGTCGCGGAGGGTTATAAAGTGTTTGCGGTTATTGATGCCTCCGGCACCTACAGCAAAATGGCTCAGGAGATCACCCTGGCGCGCGTGGTCCAGGCCGGGGTGGTACCAATGGATACCGCGGCGGTTGCCTCTGAGATCCAGCGGACATGGAACCGGGAAGATGCAGCCGAGTGGGCTGAAGTGTATACCCATATCTTCCCTGCCTATCAGCTGCTGATCGAAAGCTATACCAGAGCACAAGAGGTGGTCAAAAACAGCGAAGTGCTCGATTCACAGCGTTAA
- a CDS encoding pirin family protein, which translates to MKNVTGVYTAPRQHWVGDGFPVRSMFSYQTHGEPLSPFLLLDYAGPYTFPADGAKRGVGEHPHRGFETVTLVYSGEVEHRDSTGRGGVIGPGDVQWMTAGAGILHEEFHSSAFAQKGGELKMMQLWVNLPAKDKMATPGYQSITKADIPVITLPDNSGSLRVIAGRYEDVAGPAHTFSPLNVWDIALNQGSHLTLSQPEGWSTALVVMEGTITVNGTAQAGEAQLVVLSQQGDTLHLEASLDAKVLLMAGEPLNEPIVGYGPFVMNSKTEIAEAIRDFNSGRFGQI; encoded by the coding sequence ATGAAAAACGTAACAGGCGTGTATACCGCTCCCCGTCAACACTGGGTTGGTGATGGTTTCCCGGTACGTTCAATGTTTTCTTACCAGACGCACGGCGAACCGCTCAGTCCGTTCTTGCTGCTGGACTACGCCGGGCCATACACCTTCCCGGCGGATGGGGCAAAGCGCGGCGTCGGCGAGCATCCGCACCGGGGTTTCGAAACGGTCACCCTCGTCTATTCCGGCGAAGTTGAACATCGCGATTCCACCGGCAGAGGCGGCGTAATAGGCCCCGGGGACGTGCAATGGATGACGGCGGGCGCTGGCATTTTGCACGAGGAGTTCCACTCCAGCGCGTTCGCGCAGAAAGGCGGTGAACTGAAAATGATGCAGCTGTGGGTCAACCTGCCTGCCAAAGACAAAATGGCGACGCCGGGCTACCAGAGCATCACTAAGGCGGATATCCCTGTGATCACGCTGCCGGATAACAGCGGCTCGCTGCGGGTTATCGCAGGTCGCTACGAGGATGTTGCTGGCCCCGCGCACACCTTTTCACCGCTAAACGTCTGGGACATTGCGCTCAATCAGGGTAGCCATCTCACGCTCAGTCAGCCGGAGGGCTGGAGCACGGCGCTGGTTGTGATGGAAGGCACCATTACGGTGAACGGAACAGCCCAGGCAGGCGAGGCACAGCTGGTTGTATTAAGCCAGCAAGGCGACACACTCCATCTGGAAGCGAGCCTCGATGCCAAAGTCCTGCTGATGGCCGGCGAGCCGCTGAATGAACCCATCGTGGGCTATGGGCCGTTTGTGATGAACAGTAAAACCGAAATCGCGGAAGCCATTCGTGATTTCAACTCCGGCCGCTTCGGCCAGATCTGA
- a CDS encoding LysR family transcriptional regulator — MQDLNDFVWFVKVVDYGGFAAAGRALDLPKSRLSRRIAQLEERLGVRLIHRTTRQFTVTEVGQTFYQHCKAMMVEAEAAEEAVAALQAEPRGIVRITCPITLLHVHVGPMLARFMARYPGIALQLEATNRRVDLVGEGIDVAIRVRPRPFDDSDLVLRVLADRGHCLVAGPALIQRMGKPLVPSELSAWPGLSTNEGKHIHKWELSGPEGAKAEIHYHPRLITTDMLALREAAIAGIGVVQLPILMVKDQLASGDLIRVLDAWEPRREVIHAVYPSRRGLLPSVRALVDFLTEEYARMVED; from the coding sequence ATGCAGGATCTCAATGACTTCGTCTGGTTTGTGAAGGTGGTCGACTACGGTGGTTTTGCTGCAGCGGGGCGTGCGCTCGATTTGCCGAAGTCCCGGCTAAGCCGCCGGATAGCTCAGCTGGAAGAGCGGCTTGGCGTGCGGTTAATACATCGCACAACGCGGCAGTTTACGGTGACAGAAGTAGGCCAGACCTTCTATCAGCACTGTAAAGCGATGATGGTGGAAGCAGAAGCTGCTGAGGAGGCGGTGGCCGCGTTACAGGCTGAGCCGCGCGGTATTGTCAGGATCACCTGCCCGATAACATTGTTGCATGTCCATGTTGGCCCGATGCTGGCGAGATTTATGGCGCGCTATCCAGGGATCGCGCTGCAGCTTGAGGCAACCAACCGGCGGGTAGACCTGGTGGGGGAGGGGATTGATGTCGCGATCCGTGTGCGCCCGCGTCCGTTCGATGACAGCGATCTGGTGTTAAGGGTACTGGCTGACCGGGGACATTGCCTGGTCGCTGGACCGGCGTTGATTCAAAGGATGGGTAAACCGTTGGTGCCCTCTGAACTCAGTGCCTGGCCTGGATTAAGCACGAACGAGGGTAAACACATCCATAAATGGGAACTGAGCGGTCCCGAAGGGGCGAAGGCGGAAATCCATTACCATCCTCGCCTGATCACTACCGATATGCTGGCGCTGCGTGAAGCGGCTATAGCGGGTATCGGCGTGGTGCAGTTGCCGATATTGATGGTGAAAGATCAGCTTGCGTCAGGGGACCTCATTCGCGTACTTGATGCCTGGGAGCCACGACGTGAGGTGATTCATGCTGTGTATCCTTCAAGACGCGGGTTACTCCCGTCTGTCAGGGCACTGGTGGATTTTCTTACCGAAGAGTATGCGCGGATGGTGGAAGATTAA
- the ghrA gene encoding glyoxylate/hydroxypyruvate reductase GhrA — protein MDIIFYHPTFDTAYWIKALSAALPGASVREWKRGDNEHADYALVWHPPVEMLQGRKLKAVFALGAGVDSILSKLKAHPEMLPEEIPLFRLEDTGMGQQMQEYAVSQVLHWFRRFDDYQALKQQSHWEPLPDYQREDFTIGILGAGVLGSKVAEALAPWGFPLRCWSRSRKDYPGVESFAGADELPAFLNGTRVLINLLPNTAETVGIINGALLNQLADQSYVMNLARGVHLVESDLLQALNSGKLKGAMLDVYSREPLPAESPLWAHPHVAMTPHIAAVTRPAEAVAYITHTISEMEQGHPVTGKVDRQRGY, from the coding sequence ATGGATATAATCTTCTATCACCCCACTTTTGATACTGCTTACTGGATTAAGGCACTTTCGGCGGCGTTGCCCGGGGCGAGCGTGCGTGAGTGGAAACGTGGTGATAACGAACATGCTGACTACGCGCTGGTCTGGCATCCGCCGGTAGAAATGCTCCAGGGCCGTAAACTGAAGGCCGTTTTTGCACTGGGCGCCGGCGTGGATTCGATTCTGAGCAAACTGAAAGCACACCCTGAAATGCTGCCGGAAGAGATCCCTCTTTTCCGTCTGGAAGATACCGGCATGGGCCAGCAAATGCAGGAGTATGCCGTCAGCCAGGTGCTGCACTGGTTCCGCCGCTTCGACGACTATCAGGCACTAAAACAGCAATCCCACTGGGAGCCGCTGCCGGATTATCAGCGTGAAGATTTTACCATTGGTATCCTCGGGGCTGGCGTGCTCGGCTCAAAAGTCGCTGAAGCACTTGCCCCGTGGGGCTTCCCACTGCGCTGCTGGAGCCGTAGCCGCAAGGATTATCCGGGCGTAGAAAGTTTTGCCGGCGCTGATGAGCTTCCTGCGTTCCTGAACGGTACGCGCGTGCTCATCAACCTGCTGCCAAATACGGCCGAAACGGTGGGGATTATCAATGGTGCACTGCTTAATCAACTGGCCGACCAGAGTTACGTAATGAACCTGGCACGCGGGGTACACCTTGTTGAGTCCGATCTGCTTCAGGCGCTGAACAGCGGAAAACTGAAAGGGGCGATGCTGGATGTGTACAGCCGCGAGCCGTTACCGGCCGAAAGCCCGCTGTGGGCACATCCGCATGTGGCGATGACGCCGCACATTGCAGCGGTCACGCGTCCGGCGGAAGCTGTGGCCTATATTACCCACACCATCAGTGAGATGGAGCAGGGCCATCCGGTAACCGGAAAGGTCGACAGACAGCGCGGCTACTGA
- a CDS encoding phosphatase: MYPVDLHMHTVASTHAYSNLHDYIAQAKRKGITLFAITDHGPDMADAPHYWHFVNMRIWPRLVDGIGILRGIEANIKNTDGEIDCTGPMLTSLDLILAGFHEPVFAPQDKETNTRAMIAAIASGNVHIISHPGNPKYPIDIEAVAQAAAKHRVALEINNSSFVHSRKGSEANCRAVAAAVRDAGGMVALGSDSHTAFTLGDFSECLKILNDVDFPEDRILNVTPRRMLDFLESRGMDPIDEFADL, encoded by the coding sequence ATGTATCCCGTTGACCTGCATATGCACACCGTCGCCAGTACTCACGCGTATAGCAACCTCCATGATTATATCGCGCAAGCGAAACGCAAGGGCATTACGCTTTTTGCGATTACCGATCACGGCCCGGACATGGCAGATGCGCCGCACTACTGGCATTTTGTGAATATGCGGATCTGGCCACGTCTGGTGGACGGTATTGGGATACTGCGCGGTATCGAGGCAAACATTAAAAATACAGACGGTGAAATCGACTGCACCGGACCGATGCTGACCTCTCTGGATCTGATCCTTGCCGGTTTCCACGAGCCGGTTTTCGCGCCGCAGGATAAAGAGACGAACACCCGAGCGATGATTGCTGCTATAGCCAGCGGCAACGTGCACATTATTTCTCATCCGGGTAATCCTAAATACCCGATTGATATCGAGGCTGTTGCCCAGGCGGCAGCGAAACACCGCGTGGCGCTGGAGATCAATAACTCTTCTTTTGTTCACTCGCGCAAGGGCAGTGAAGCAAACTGTCGCGCCGTGGCAGCTGCAGTACGGGATGCCGGCGGCATGGTGGCGCTGGGTTCCGATTCCCATACCGCGTTTACGCTGGGTGATTTTAGTGAATGCCTGAAAATACTGAATGACGTGGATTTCCCGGAAGACAGGATCCTTAATGTTACCCCACGCCGCATGCTTGATTTCCTCGAGTCACGCGGAATGGATCCGATTGATGAATTTGCCGATCTTTAA
- a CDS encoding TorD/DmsD family molecular chaperone produces the protein MNEFSILCRVLGTLFYRQPQDPLLVPLFTLIREGKLAQNWPLEQDELLERLQKSCDMQQISTDYNALFIGDECRVSPYRSAWQEGATEAEVRTFLSERGMPLTDTPADHIGTLLLAASWIEDHAADDENEAIETLFEAYLLPWCGTFLGKVEAHATSPFWRTLAPLTRDAIAAMWDELEEEDEE, from the coding sequence ATGAATGAGTTTTCCATCCTTTGCCGCGTGCTGGGTACGCTGTTCTATCGTCAGCCGCAAGACCCGCTGCTGGTTCCACTCTTTACCCTGATTCGTGAAGGGAAACTGGCGCAAAACTGGCCGCTGGAACAGGATGAGTTGCTGGAGCGTCTGCAAAAAAGTTGCGATATGCAGCAGATTTCAACGGATTACAACGCACTGTTTATTGGCGACGAATGCCGCGTTTCGCCGTACCGTTCAGCCTGGCAGGAAGGGGCGACGGAAGCGGAAGTGCGCACGTTTCTCTCTGAACGCGGAATGCCGCTGACGGATACCCCTGCGGACCATATCGGAACGCTGCTGCTGGCTGCATCCTGGATTGAAGATCACGCCGCTGATGATGAGAACGAGGCTATCGAAACGCTCTTCGAAGCGTATCTGCTGCCGTGGTGCGGTACTTTCCTCGGCAAAGTTGAAGCACATGCGACCTCGCCGTTCTGGAGAACGCTGGCTCCGCTGACCCGCGACGCCATTGCGGCAATGTGGGATGAGCTGGAAGAAGAGGATGAAGAGTGA
- a CDS encoding DUF1097 domain-containing protein has protein sequence MNILLCIAFTTGILSGLWGWVAVSLGLLSWAGFLGCTAYFACPQGGVKGLFISGCTLMSGVIWALVIMKGSALAPHLEILGYIMTGVVAFLMCIQAKHMLLSFVPGTFMGACATFAGQGDWALVLPSLMLGLVFGYAMKNSGLWLAARRDKAQNITAVSE, from the coding sequence ATGAACATATTACTGTGTATCGCATTCACGACAGGCATTCTCTCCGGACTATGGGGATGGGTGGCGGTCTCTCTCGGGTTGCTCAGCTGGGCCGGGTTTCTGGGCTGTACGGCCTACTTTGCCTGCCCGCAAGGCGGCGTAAAAGGGCTTTTTATCTCTGGCTGTACCCTGATGAGCGGTGTTATCTGGGCACTCGTGATTATGAAGGGCAGCGCGTTGGCCCCGCATCTGGAGATCCTGGGCTATATCATGACCGGCGTAGTCGCGTTTTTGATGTGTATCCAGGCAAAGCATATGCTGCTGTCGTTTGTACCCGGTACCTTTATGGGCGCATGCGCGACGTTTGCAGGGCAGGGGGACTGGGCGCTGGTGCTTCCCTCGCTAATGCTGGGGTTGGTGTTTGGCTATGCCATGAAGAACAGCGGCCTCTGGCTGGCCGCCAGACGGGATAAAGCGCAAAACATCACTGCGGTAAGCGAATAA